The Arachis duranensis cultivar V14167 chromosome 2, aradu.V14167.gnm2.J7QH, whole genome shotgun sequence genome has a window encoding:
- the LOC107473385 gene encoding uncharacterized protein LOC107473385: MGSRLARRVVQFANLPIKLLLPTSFTNIQEIALKTIPSATKIEIKRVLESVYGFEVERVQTLNMEGKKKKRGGLLFAKPDYKKAYVTLKTPLSIDMNLFPLKMVEDARKRMNKKNVSSVVEDEEEEERKRHWLEGDRAGSSEAAPRGYRGHTLFWDRGMARRVRGSSRRHRDEDRDGAAKFPWSNMRDGRAAR; this comes from the coding sequence ATGGGAAGCAGGTTGGCTAGAAGGGTGGTGCAGTTTGCGAACCTTCCAATAAAGCTGCTACTGCCAACGAGCTTCACCAACATCCAAGAAATCGCACTCAAGACAATCCCATCCGCCACCAAGATCGAGATCAAGCGCGTACTCGAGTCCGTCTACGGCTTCGAAGTCGAGAGGGTTCAAACCCTAAACatggaagggaagaagaagaagcgtggTGGCCTCCTCTTCGCAAAACCCGATTACAAGAAGGCTTACGTCACTCTCAAGACCCCTCTTTCAATTGACATGAATCTTTTCCCGCTCAAAATGGTTGAAGATGCCAGGAAGCGGATGAACAAGAAGAACGTGTCAAGCGTTGTTGAGgacgaagaagaggaagagaggaAGAGACATTGGCTTGAAGGTGACCGGGCCGGATCGTCTGAGGCGGCACCCCGTGGGTATCGTGGTCACACGCTCTTTTGGGACCGCGGGATGGCCCGTAGGGTTCGTGGTTCAAGCCGTAGGCACCGTGATGAGGATCGTGATGGTGCTGCTAAGTTCCCTTGGAGCAACATGAGGGATGGTAGAGCTGCAAGGTAG